A genomic region of Colius striatus isolate bColStr4 chromosome 20, bColStr4.1.hap1, whole genome shotgun sequence contains the following coding sequences:
- the LOC133627349 gene encoding argininosuccinate lyase-like isoform X1: protein MAAEGNKLWGGRFSGSTDPVLEVLNASITYDQRLAEVDIQGSMAYAKALEKAGILSKTELEKILSGLEKVSEEWAKGAFVVTQTDEDIHTANERRLKELIGDVAGKLHTGRSRNDQVVTDLKLFMKNSLSVISTHLLQLIKTLVERAAIEIDVILPGYTHLQKAQPIRWSQFLLSHAVALSRDCERLAETKKRINVLPLGSGALAGNPLEIDRELLRSELDFASISLNSMDAVSERDFVVEFLSVATLLMIHLSKMAEDLIIYSTSEFSFVTLSDAYSTGSSLMPQKKNPDSLELIRSKAGRVFGRLAAILMVLKGLPSTYNKDLQEDKEAVFDVVDTLNAVLQVATGVISTLQVNKENMEKALSTEMLSTDLALYLVRKGMPFRQAHIASGKAVHLAESKGMTISNLSLDNLKSISPLFGSDVSQVFNVVSSVEQHTAPGGTAKSSVTAQIEQLRDLLKRLKEQA from the exons GGGAATAAACTCTGGGGAGGAAGATTCAGTGGAAGCACAGATCCAGTCCTGGAGGTCCTCAATGCTTCCATCACCTATGACCAGAGACTGGCTGAAGTTGATATCCAGGGCAGCATGGCTTATGCCAAAGCCTTGGAGAAGGCTGGCATCCTGTCTAAAACAGAGCTGGAGAAGATCCTGAGTGGCCTGGAAAAG GTCTCTGAGGAATGGGCTAAAGGAGCCTTTGTGGTGACCCAAACTGACGAGGACATTCACACTGCCAACGAACGCAGACTAAAG GAGCTGATTGGAGACGTAGCTGGGAAGCTGCACACTGGGAGAAGCAGGAATGATCAG GTGGTGACTGACCTGAAGCTGTTCATGAAGAATTCCCTCTCTGTCATCTCCACTCACCTCCTGCAGCTCATTAAGACCCTGGTGGAACGCGCTGCCAT AGAAATCGATGTGATCCTGCCTGGCTACACACACCTGCAGAAAGCTCAGCCCATCCGATGGAGCCAGTTCTTGCTCAG CCACGCTGTGGCTCTGAGCCGTGACTGCGAGCGCCTGGCAGAGACCAAGAAGAGGATCAATGTCTTGCCCTTGGGCAG CGGTGCTCTGGCTGGCAACCCTCTGGAAATTGACAGAGAGCTTCTGCGTAGTG AGCTGGACTTTGCTTCCATCAGCCTGAACAGCATGGATGCCGTTAGCGAGAGAGACTTTGTGG TGGAATTCCTCTCTGTTGCCACCCTGCTGATGATCCACCTTAGCAAGATGGCTGAAGATCTCATCATCTACAGTACCAGCGAATTCAGCTTCGTAACCCTCTCTGATGCTTATAG cactggcagcagccTCATGCCTCAGAAGAAGAATCCTGACAGCCTGGAACTGATCCGCAGCAAAGCCGGGCGAGTGTTTGGACGG CTGGCTGCTATTCTCATGGTTCTCAAAGGCCTTCCAAGCACCTACAACAAGGACCTGCAG GAGGACAAGGAGGCCGTCTTTGATGTTGTGGACACCCTGAACGCTGTGCTGCAGGTTGCCACTGGAGTGATTTCTACCCTCCAG GTCAATAAGGAGAACATGGAGAAGGCACTGAGCACAGAGATGCTCTCTACTGATCTGGCTCTCTATTTGGTTCGTAAAGGA ATGCCATTCAGACAAGCCCACATTGCCTCTGGCAAGGCTGTCCACCTCGCTGAGTCCAAGGGCATGACCATCAGTAATCTCAGCCTGGATAACCTGAAGAGCATCAG CCCCCTCTTCGGCAGCGACGTCTCCCAGGTGTTCAACGTGGTGAGCAGCGTGGAGCAGCACACGGCCCCGGGCGGCACTGCCAAGAGCAGCGTGACGGCCCAGATCGAGCAGCTGCGTGACCTGCTCAAGAGGCTGAAGGAACAAGCTTAG
- the LOC133627349 gene encoding argininosuccinate lyase-like isoform X2, protein MAYAKALEKAGILSKTELEKILSGLEKVSEEWAKGAFVVTQTDEDIHTANERRLKELIGDVAGKLHTGRSRNDQVVTDLKLFMKNSLSVISTHLLQLIKTLVERAAIEIDVILPGYTHLQKAQPIRWSQFLLSHAVALSRDCERLAETKKRINVLPLGSGALAGNPLEIDRELLRSELDFASISLNSMDAVSERDFVVEFLSVATLLMIHLSKMAEDLIIYSTSEFSFVTLSDAYSTGSSLMPQKKNPDSLELIRSKAGRVFGRLAAILMVLKGLPSTYNKDLQEDKEAVFDVVDTLNAVLQVATGVISTLQVNKENMEKALSTEMLSTDLALYLVRKGMPFRQAHIASGKAVHLAESKGMTISNLSLDNLKSISPLFGSDVSQVFNVVSSVEQHTAPGGTAKSSVTAQIEQLRDLLKRLKEQA, encoded by the exons ATGGCTTATGCCAAAGCCTTGGAGAAGGCTGGCATCCTGTCTAAAACAGAGCTGGAGAAGATCCTGAGTGGCCTGGAAAAG GTCTCTGAGGAATGGGCTAAAGGAGCCTTTGTGGTGACCCAAACTGACGAGGACATTCACACTGCCAACGAACGCAGACTAAAG GAGCTGATTGGAGACGTAGCTGGGAAGCTGCACACTGGGAGAAGCAGGAATGATCAG GTGGTGACTGACCTGAAGCTGTTCATGAAGAATTCCCTCTCTGTCATCTCCACTCACCTCCTGCAGCTCATTAAGACCCTGGTGGAACGCGCTGCCAT AGAAATCGATGTGATCCTGCCTGGCTACACACACCTGCAGAAAGCTCAGCCCATCCGATGGAGCCAGTTCTTGCTCAG CCACGCTGTGGCTCTGAGCCGTGACTGCGAGCGCCTGGCAGAGACCAAGAAGAGGATCAATGTCTTGCCCTTGGGCAG CGGTGCTCTGGCTGGCAACCCTCTGGAAATTGACAGAGAGCTTCTGCGTAGTG AGCTGGACTTTGCTTCCATCAGCCTGAACAGCATGGATGCCGTTAGCGAGAGAGACTTTGTGG TGGAATTCCTCTCTGTTGCCACCCTGCTGATGATCCACCTTAGCAAGATGGCTGAAGATCTCATCATCTACAGTACCAGCGAATTCAGCTTCGTAACCCTCTCTGATGCTTATAG cactggcagcagccTCATGCCTCAGAAGAAGAATCCTGACAGCCTGGAACTGATCCGCAGCAAAGCCGGGCGAGTGTTTGGACGG CTGGCTGCTATTCTCATGGTTCTCAAAGGCCTTCCAAGCACCTACAACAAGGACCTGCAG GAGGACAAGGAGGCCGTCTTTGATGTTGTGGACACCCTGAACGCTGTGCTGCAGGTTGCCACTGGAGTGATTTCTACCCTCCAG GTCAATAAGGAGAACATGGAGAAGGCACTGAGCACAGAGATGCTCTCTACTGATCTGGCTCTCTATTTGGTTCGTAAAGGA ATGCCATTCAGACAAGCCCACATTGCCTCTGGCAAGGCTGTCCACCTCGCTGAGTCCAAGGGCATGACCATCAGTAATCTCAGCCTGGATAACCTGAAGAGCATCAG CCCCCTCTTCGGCAGCGACGTCTCCCAGGTGTTCAACGTGGTGAGCAGCGTGGAGCAGCACACGGCCCCGGGCGGCACTGCCAAGAGCAGCGTGACGGCCCAGATCGAGCAGCTGCGTGACCTGCTCAAGAGGCTGAAGGAACAAGCTTAG
- the GUSB gene encoding beta-glucuronidase, translating into MPVPASFNDITQDPSLENYIGWVWYEKEVLLPVRWLQDDLNTRVVLRFGSAHYYSIVWVNGVQVVEHEGGHLPFEADISSIVQGSPGIPCRITVALNNTLTPHTLPPGSIQYMNDKSRYPKNYFVQNIRFDFFNYAGIHRPVVLYTTPSVYIDDITVTTTSSEGVAMVQYQVSVVGSTLYSLSLSLRDHEGKVVATGDGAAGELKVLNPNLWWPYLMHENPGYRYSLEVKMQAQANGVLLEDVYTLPVGIRTVHVTSTQFLINGRPFYFHGVNKHEDADIRGKGFDWPLVVKDFNLLRWLGANSFRTSHYPYAEEIMDLCDAYGIVVIDECPGVGIKMPESFGNKSLQHHLVVMEELIRRDKNRPSVVMWSVANEPASELPPAAHYFKTLIAHTKALDPSRPVTFVTEANYALDLGAPYVDVICVNSYFSWYHDSGHLEVIPLQLTAQFENWYKTYQKPIIQSEYGADSVPGLHSDPPLMFSEEYQKALLREYHSVFDKKRKEYVIGELIWNFADFMTNQGTTRVLGNKKGIFTRQRQPKSSAFVLRERYWKIANESSCLPPVIKSHALFLK; encoded by the exons ATGCCAGTGCCAGCCAGCTTCAACGACATCACTCAAGACCCCAGCTTGGAGAACTACATTGGCTGGGTTTGGTATGAGAAGGAGGTGCTGCTCCCTGTCCGCTGGCTCCAAGATGACCTCAACACCAGAGTGGTGCTGCGCTTTGGCAGTGCCCATTACTACTCCATCGTG TGGGTCAATGGGGTGCAAGTTGTGGAGCATGAAGGAGGGCACCTCCCTTTTGAAGCAGATATAAGCAGCATCGTCCAGGGCAGCCCTGGGATCCCCTGCCGCATCACTGTTGCACTCAACAACACTCTGACACCCCACACTCTGCCCCCGGGGTCCATTCAGTACATGAATGACAAATCGAG GTATCCCAAGAACTATTTTGTACAGAATATCAGGTTTGACTTCTTCAATTATGCTGGAATCCATCGCCCAGTTGTGCTTTACACTACTCCTTCTGTCTACATAGATGATATTACTGTCACAACTACTTCTTCTGAGGGTGTTG CAATGGTGCAGTATCAGGTGTCAGTTGTTGGGAGCACACTCTATTCCTTGTCCCTGAGTTTACGTGACCATGAGGGCAAAGTGGTTGCTacaggtgatggagcagctggagagctaAAAGTCCTGAACCCAAATCTTTGGTGGCCTTACCTGATGCACGAGAACCCTGGGTACCGCTACTCCTTAGAG GTGAAAATGCAGGCGCAGGCAAACGGGGTGTTGCTGGAGGACGTGTACACGCTCCCGGTTGGCATCCGCACGGTCCATGTCACCAGCACGCAGTTCCTCATCAACGGCAGGCCCTTCTACTTCCATGGCGTCAACAAGCACGAAGACGCAGAT ATCCGTGGCAAAGGCTTTGACTGGCCCCTGGTTGTGAAGGACTTCAACCTGCTGCGCTGGCTGGGGGCAAACTCTTTCCGCACCAGCCACTACCCCTACGCCGAGGAGATCATGGACCTGTGCGATGCCTACGGCATCGTGGTGATTGACGAGTGCCCAGGCGTGGGGATTAAAATGCC TGAAAGCTTTGGGAATAAGTCCTTGCAGCATCATCTTGTTGTGATGGAGGAGCTGATCCGCAGGGATAAGAACAGGCCGTCAGTTGTGATGTGGTCGGTAGCCAATGAGCCGGCATCAGAGctgcccccagcagctcacTACTTTAA GACACTGATAGCTCACACTAAAGCTCTCGATCCCTCCAGACCAGTAACCTTTGTGACAGAGGCTAATTACGCTCTTGATCTTGGT GCTCCTTACGTGGATGTGATCTGTGTAAACAGCTACTTCTCCTGGTATCACGACTCAGGCCATCTGGAAGTTATTCCACTACAACTCACAGCACAGTTTGAGAACTGGTATAAAACCTACCAAAAACCCATCATCCAGAGTGAATACGGAGCAGACTCAGTTCCTGGCCTTCACAGT GATCCACCTCTTATGTTCAGCGAGGAGTATCAGAAAGCTCTGCTGAGAGAGTACCATTCTGTCTTTgacaaaaagaggaaagagtaTGTGATTGGAGAGCTCATATGGAATTTTGCTGATTTCATGACTAATCAAG GGACCACACGTGTTTTGGGGAACAAGAAAGGAATATTTACCCGCCAGCGACAGCCCAAATCATCTGCATTTGTTCTTAGAGAAAGGTACTGGAAGATTGCAAATGAGTCAAGCTGTCTTCCTCCTGTAATAAAATCACATGCCctctttctaaaataa